AATAAACCTCCATGCAGTTGCGTATTTTCAGTTCTTTCTGCCGGTGATCAATTGACTAATAACGTGTAAATGACAACTAAAAACATGAATATTCGTGTCCAAACATTACATATAATTGGTTTTAaatttaccaaaataccacctGCCAGCACGGGTCCCGTGATTGGTGGTCATCTAAAAGAAAGTTATCGGCGCGTGGCGCGTGCTGTGTCTGTCCAAATCAAATCCCCCTACTCCTTCCAGTCCTTACCTCCACTTTCCTCCACTCACTACAGCTCTTAAAAAGGCCTCctgctttctctttctctctccctctctcgCCGGTGATTAAACCACCATGGAAACGCCGCCGACATTGCTCCTCATCCtcatttctctttcttttctcgtATTCCTCTCCGAATCTAGACTATCCTACAACTACTACGATAAATCCTGTCCTAGATTCGCCCAAATCATGCAAGACACCGTTACCAATAAGCAAATCTCTAACCCTACTACCGCCGCCGGCACTCTCCGTGTCTTCTTCCACGATTGCATTCACACTGGTTGCGACGCCTCTATTCTCGTCTCCTCCACTCCTTTCAACTCCGCTGAGCGTGATGCTGACATCAACCTCTCCCTCCCCGGCGACGCCTTCGATCTCATCACTCGTGCTAAAACCGCCTTGGAGCTCTCCTGCCCTAACACCGTCTCTTGCGCCGACATTCTCGCTGTCGCCACTCGTGATCTGGTGACGATGATGGGCGGCCCCTACTACAACGTTGCCCTCGGCCGGAAAGATTATCGCATCTCTAAGTCCCGGTATGTAGAAGGAAATCTACCGCGGCCGACGATGTCAATGTCTGAGATTATTAAAATATTTAGGTCCAAAGGTTTCACTCTCGGAGAAATGGTGGCGTTAAGCGGCGCACATACTATAGGATTCTCGCATTGCAAGGAATTCAAAAGTAATTTGCGCAATGACACACATTACAACCCAAGATTCGCTCAAGGGTTGAGTAAGGCCTGTGAAAATTATCCCAAGGATCCAAGTATGTCAGTCTTCAATGATATTATGACCCCAAACAAATTCGATAATGTGTATTTCCAGAATTTGCCAAAAGGTTTGGGGCTATTGGAGTCAGATCATGGGTTATACAATGATCCAAGAACAAGGGCTTTTGTGGATATTTATGCCAAGGATCAGAGTAAGTTCTTCAAGGATTTTGCTAGAGCAATGGAGAAACTTAGTGTCTCTGGGATCAAGACTGGAAGGAGAGGTGAAATTAGGCACAGGTGTGATGCTATAAACTGATTAAATTGAAGGTTTGTTAAAACTAgtcatttatttttaaattgtttCGGTTGAAGGGGATAATGATGGGAGATGATGATAATAGATTGGGTTTTGTTTTGAGTTGAGTTGATTCTTTTGTGTTGTGAGGATAAAATTGATATATGTATTTACAACCTTTATTTATGTGACCGATCATGATATGATATTGAGGgttaaattatacaaatttcATTTACTTGTTTCTCTGTATATCCAATCCTCTGCATTTGATTCTGTGGAATTTCGAAGTTATCTTGCTGTAGTTtatgaatttaatttattttatggaTGCTTTCTGCGTAGTTTTTAGAACAGTTTATCACATACCAGGCAGGCATTAGGTTGGTTTTGATTGAGATTAGGTTTGATCAAATGATAGGAGCAGAGCAAAGAGCAATTTCTTGGAAGGAAGACGGGTCAGGGAGGTTcggtcaaaaaaaaaaaaatagaattaccGATAGAAAATCTATAATTTCGTCAGTAATTTCACTTTATTCATTGTGTTTGGCATCAGCGATGAAAATCCGTCTCTGATGTAATTGAATGTTGTGTGTTGGAGAGAATTTGGCTGTAGACAAAGTCGTTTGGCCGTAGACAAATCTCAGCCCCAGACATGGCCAAGTCATCCCAAGCATCGACAGGAGCGTTGGTTAGGACAGTGGCAAGACGTCGAGGAGGATCGGGCCTGTCGTCAAGGCAGATTGAGGCAGTTCGTAGGCGAGTGGCGAATGAGACATATGAATGTCCATTGGCTGGCGGTCTCAAGTTGGCGTAAAAAACACTATAGAAGGGACAGAGTCACCTGGTGTCGGATCTCCGCCCACCTCTGGACGAGTTGCCGGGACTGGTTTAAGCGATCCACCCTAGTCCAATAGGgactaggagagtcgggcatCCGGCTTTTG
The sequence above is drawn from the Euphorbia lathyris chromosome 6, ddEupLath1.1, whole genome shotgun sequence genome and encodes:
- the LOC136232130 gene encoding peroxidase 31; protein product: METPPTLLLILISLSFLVFLSESRLSYNYYDKSCPRFAQIMQDTVTNKQISNPTTAAGTLRVFFHDCIHTGCDASILVSSTPFNSAERDADINLSLPGDAFDLITRAKTALELSCPNTVSCADILAVATRDLVTMMGGPYYNVALGRKDYRISKSRYVEGNLPRPTMSMSEIIKIFRSKGFTLGEMVALSGAHTIGFSHCKEFKSNLRNDTHYNPRFAQGLSKACENYPKDPSMSVFNDIMTPNKFDNVYFQNLPKGLGLLESDHGLYNDPRTRAFVDIYAKDQSKFFKDFARAMEKLSVSGIKTGRRGEIRHRCDAIN